A single genomic interval of Camelina sativa cultivar DH55 chromosome 11, Cs, whole genome shotgun sequence harbors:
- the LOC104729089 gene encoding uncharacterized protein LOC104729089: MDQPVEEIDGLQTVPIPDSVFEDTHPLWEDFLVGRFLTKVPFVEGIHTLVNKIWTLGDKTVKINVFVMNVKTVRFRIKDERTRSSVLRRGMWNLCGVHVVLSKWSPIVDMEQDEITTIPLWVIVKNVPPKYFSWKVLSAITSPLGVPKKLYPDTEACTTFDEAKVFVEVDLTKSLPKNFSFKSEKEGDTVVEFVYHRLPPRCTLCTKWVHQNSDCLQKKNVIVAVTDPNGDKSPHPGGLREDLQSRNDKMVIGGEPKTTLVETEHKESENHSDEETGIEDLGWITPTKSTRSPIKTSVPRFW; this comes from the coding sequence ATGGATCAACCTGTTGAAGAGATTGATGGTTTGCAAACAGTGCCAATTCCGGATAGTGTTTTTGAGGATACGCATCCTTTATGGGAAGATTTCCTCGTGGGCAGGTTCCTGACCAAAGTTCCTTTTGTGGAAGGTATCCACACTCTGGTGAATAAAATATGGACGCTAGGTGACAAAACAGTAAAGATTAATGTGTTTGTGATGAATGTCAAAACAGTGCGCTTTCGTATTAAAGATGAACGTACACGATCTAGTGTTCTTAGGCGTGGTATGTGGAATCTCTGTGGAGTTCATGTCGTCTTGTCGAAATGGAGCCCCATCGTGGATATGGAACAAGACGAGATCACGACTATTCCTCTTTGGGTTATAGTCAAGAATGTTCCACCGAAGTATTTCTCTTGGAAGGTCTTGAGTGCAATCACAAGCCCTTTAGGAGTACCCAAAAAGTTATATCCTGATACAGAGGCGTGTACGACGTTTGATGAAGCTAAGGTGTTTGTGGAAGTGGATTTAACAAAGAGTTTACctaaaaacttttcttttaaatcagaaaaagaaGGTGACACTGTTGTGGAATTTGTCTATCACAGGCTGCCACCGAGATGCACACTTTGCACAAAATGGGTACACCAAAATTCAGActgtttgcaaaagaaaaatgtgattGTGGCCGTAACTGACCCAAACGGAGACAAATCGCCACATCCTGGTGGGTTGAGAGAGGATTTGCAGAGTAGAAATGATAAAATGGTCATTGGCGGGGAACCAAAAACGACTTTGGTGGAAACAGAGCACAAGGAGTCTGAAAACCACTCAGACGAGGAAACAGGAATTGAGGACTTGGGTTGGATTACACCAACTAAAAGCACGCGTAGTCCGATAAAGACTAGTGTACCTCGTTTTTGGTGA
- the LOC104727299 gene encoding putative oxidoreductase TDA3: MAAISSLLFPPALTRRTITIRSKSSKSMAAKNQIDGETSNRVVVCGGGVIGVCTAYFLAKKGIAVTLVEKSAVACAASGKAGGFLAFDWCDGSPVAPLARASFNLHRSLAEELNGVESYGYRPLTTLSLAVTESKPGSGGLGLPDWVNGPAKTPSTIGTTQTTAQVHPQLFTRKLLATATEKYGVEVVIGKLEEVRVESGRVDAVVLEGGRVIDTGKVVLAMGPWSSKFELLSSIFRVYGTKAHSIVLEPKEPNAITPHALFLTYHPSHGGEALDPEVYPRPTGEVYICGMSSQEEVPDDPDQVTTNPESIQVLKRVAKTVSSYLNEENALVKAEQACFLPSTDDGVPVIGETPGIKGCYVATGHSCWGILNGPATGAALAELIVDGVATSVDLSRFSPSRFSKRRGRV; encoded by the exons ATGGCGGCGATCTCATCGTTATTATTCCCTCCGGCGTTAACCCGACGAACAATCACGATCCGCTCCAAGTCATCGAAATCAATGGCAGCAAAAAACCAAATCGATGGAGAAACCTCAAATCGGGTCGTTGTATGCGGCGGCGGCGTAATCGGCGTTTGCACTGCTTATTTCCTCGCCAAGAAAGGAATCGCCGTCACTCTCGTCGAGAAATCAGCCGTCGCGTGCGCTGCTTCCGGTAAAGCCGGCGGATTTCTCGCTTTTGATTGGTGCGATGGAAGCCCTGTTGCGCCTTTAGCACGCGCGAGCTTTAACCTCCATCGATCGCTCGCTGAGGAGCTAAACGGCGTCGAATCGTATGGATACAGACCGCTCACGACTCTTAGCCTCGCCGTGACGGAATCTAAACCCGGTTCTGGCGGTTTGGGCTTACCGGATTGGGTCAACGGCCCAGCTAAAACCCCATCGACGATTGGTACGACGCAAACCACAGCGCAAGTGCATCCTCAGCTGTTCACTCGGAAGCTGTTAGCGACGGCGACGGAGAAGTATGGTGTTGAGGTTGTGATCGGGAAATTGGAAGAGGTGAGAGTGGAATCAGGGAGAGTTGACGCGGTGGTGCTTGAAGGTGGGAGAGTTATCGATACTGGTAAGGTGGTTCTGGCGATGGGTCCATGGTCGAGTAAATTTGAGCTGTTGTcttcgatttttagggtttacggTACGAAAGCTCATAGCATTGTCTTGGAACCGAAGGAACCAAATGCTATAACGCCTCATGCTCTTTTCTTAACTTATCATCCTTCTCATGGTGGTGAAGCTTTGGACCCTGAAGTATACCCTCGTCCTACAG GTGAAGTGTACATATGTGGAATGTCATCACAAGAAGAAGTACCTGATGATCCAGATCAGGTCACAACCAATCCTGAATCAATCCAGGTCCTCAAGAGAGTAGCTAAAACAGTCTCGAGCTATCTGAACGAAGAAAACGCTCTAGTGAAAGCAGAGCAAGCGTGTTTTTTGCCCAGTACGGACGATGGAGTCCCTGTGATCGGAGAGACTCCAGGAATCAAGGGTTGTTATGTAGCCACAGGACATAGTTGCTGGGGGATTCTTAATGGTCCAGCCACTGGTGCTGCATTAGCTGAGCTTATTGTAGATGGCGTAGCCACTAGTGTTGATCTTAGTCGGTTTAGTCCTTCCCGGTTTAGCAAACGAAGAGGAAGGGTTTAG
- the LOC104727300 gene encoding probable LRR receptor-like serine/threonine-protein kinase At4g37250 codes for MRKLTMTTLAADDLRRYLFLITVLFFFFLCDRSSHALSTDGVLLLSFRYSIVDDPLSVLRSWRFEDETPCSWRGVTCDVSSRHVTVLSLPSSKLSGTLPSNLGSLSSLQRLDLSNNYINGSFPVSLLNATELRFLDLSDNHISGELPASFGALLNLQALNLSGNSFFGELPKTLGWNTNLTEISLKNNHISGEIPGGFKSTEYLDLSSNLIKGSLPSHFGGNRLRYFNASYNRISGEIPSGFADDIPEYATVDISFNQLTGQIPGFRVLGNQESNSFSGNPGLCGTDPAKHPCRDGEATTSPPPSSLTPDSPPALAAIPNTIGLTNNPISSKTGQKPKWDHKPVLIIGIVVGDIAGLAILGIVFFYIYQSRKRKTVTATSKWSTSSTDSKVSKWYCLRKTIYVDGDCEDEEEEEESDTSGSEEENSVGPNHRRSGLDDQDKKGTLVNLDSEKELEIETLLKASAYILGATGSSIMYKAVLQDGTAVAVRRIAECGLDRFRDFEAQVRAVAKLVHPNLVRIRGFYWGSDEKLVIYDFVPNGSLANARYRKVGSSPCHLPWEARLKIAKGIARGLTYIHDKKYVHGNLKPSNILLGLDMEPKVADFGLEKLLIGDMSYRAGGSAPIFGSKRSTTSLEFGPSPSPSPSSVGLPYNAPESLRSIKANPKWDVYSFGVILLELLTGKIVVVDELGQVNGLVIDDGERAIRMADVAIRGELEGKEEAVLACLKMGLACASPIPQRRPNNIKEALQVLERFPHSF; via the exons ATGCGTAAGCTCACCATGACGACACTCGCCGCCGATGATCTCCGACGTTATCTTTTTCTAATTAccgttttgttcttcttcttcctatgtGACCGATCATCTCATGCTCTGAGCACAGACGgtgttcttctcctctctttccGTTACTCGATCGTCGACGATCCTCTTTCAGTTTTGCGGAGCTGGAGGTTCGAGGACGAGACTCCTTGCTCTTGGCGTGGCGTCACGTGCGATGTCTCTTCCCGGCACGTGACTGTTCTTTCGCTTCCTAGCTCGAAGCTTTCCGGTACTCTTCCTTCTAATTTGGGTTCTCTCAGTTCTCTTCAAAGGCTTGATCTTTCGAACAACTATATCAATGGTTCTTTCCCGGTCTCGCTTCTCAACGCGACGGAGCTTAGGTTTCTTGATCTGTCGGATAATCACATCTCCGGCGAGTTACCGGCGAGTTTTGGCGCGCTTTTGAATCTCCAGGCGTTGAACCTCTCCGGTAACTCCTTCTTCGGAGAACTGCCGAAGACTTTGGGATGGAATACGAACTTAACGGAGATATCACTGAAGAACAACCATATCTCCGGCGAGATCCCGGGAGGTTTCAAGTCGACGGAGTATCTCGACCTGTCGTCGAACTTGATCAAAGGCTCGTTGCCGTCACATTTCGGAGGGAATCGTTTACGCTATTTCAACGCTTCGTACAACAGAATCTCCGGCGAGATTCCGTCAGGTTTCGCCGACGATATCCCGGAATACGCCACCGTAGATATCTCTTTCAACCAGCTCACGGGTCAAATCCCGGGTTTTCGGGTTCTCGGTAACCAAGAATCCAACTCCTTTTCCGGTAACCCGGGTCTCTGCGGGACAGACCCGGCAAAACACCCTTGCCGTGACGGTGAAGCAACAACATCTCCACCTCCATCATCGCTGACACCAGATTCTCCTCCGGCATTAGCTGCTATACCAAATACGATCGGCTTAACCAACAACCCAATCAGCTCCAAAACCGGTCAGAAACCAAAATGGGATCATAAACCGGTTCTTATAATTGGGATCGTTGTCGGTGACATTGCCGGTTTAGCTATCCTCGGGATTGTGTTTTTCTACATTTACCAGTCGAGGAAACGGAAGACCGTAACGGCTACGTCAAAATGGTCCACGTCATCAACAGATTCCAAGGTCTCAAAATGGTACTGTCTACGCAAAACCATCTACGTCGACGGTGACtgcgaagacgaagaagaggaagaagaatccgATACATCGGGATCCGAAGAAGAGAACTCCGTCGGACCAAATCACCGACGGTCAGGATTGGACGATCAAGACAAGAAAGGCACGTTAGTGAATCTCGACTCAGAGAAAGAGCTCGAGATCGAAACGCTTCTCAAAGCTTCGGCTTATATTTTGGGAGCCACCGGTTCGAGCATTATGTATAAAGCGGTTCTCCAAGACGGAACGGCCGTGGCGGTTAGACGTATAGCTGAATGCGGTTTAGACCGGTTTAGAGATTTCGAAGCTCAGGTTCGGGCCGTGGCTAAACTGGTACATCCAAACCTGGTACGAATTCGAGGTTTCTATTGGGGATCCGACGAGAAGCTTGTCATTTACGATTTTGTCCCTAACGGCAGTCTCGCTAACGCCCGTTACC GGAAAGTGGGCTCCTCTCCTTGTCATTTACCTTGGGAGGCTCGGCTCAAGATAGCTAAAGGCATAGCTCGAGGGCTAACGTACATACACGACAAGAAGTATGTGCATGGGAACCTTAAGCCTAGTAATATCCTTTTGGGTTTGGATATGGAGCCTAAAGTTGCGGATTTTGGCCTTGAAAAGCTTTTAATTGGCGACATGAGTTATAGAGCCGGTGGATCAGCTCCCATATTCGGAAGCAAGAGATCAACAACATCTCTTGAGTTTGGACCGAGTCCAAGTCCAAGTCCTAGTTCAGTCGGGTTACCTTACAACGCTCCTGAATCTCTCCGGAGCATAAAAGCGAATCCGAAGTGGGACGTGTACTCATTCGGAGTTATTCTTCTTGAGTTGCTAACGGGAAAGATCGTGGTGGTGGACGAGCTTGGACAGGTTAATGGCCTCGTGATTGATGACGGTGAGCGGGCGATTCGGATGGCGGACGTTGCTATACGGGGGGAATTagaaggcaaagaagaagcGGTGTTGGCATGTTTGAAAATGGGTCTAGCTTGTGCATCTCCGATACCACAGAGAAGGCCTAATAATATCAAAGAGGCGTTACAAGTTCTCGAGAGATTCCCTCATTCATTTTaa
- the LOC104727302 gene encoding microtubule-associated protein RP/EB family member 1C-like: MSKSEMATNIGMMDSAYFVGRSEILAWINSTLQLNLSKVEEASSGAVHCQLMDSVHPGTVPMHKVNFDAKSEYEMIQNYKVLQDVFNKLKLTKHIEVSKLVKGRPLDNLEFMQWMKKYCDSVNGGQHNYHALERREASKGGKEATKRAAAATQQSAKSSSSSAAPRPSSSNGTRKHEPQSSNSGNHHHSSTGNHHHASKPSAKQSKPVPAYDEKITELKLYIDSLEKERDFYFSKLRDVEILCQNPDTEHLPLVGSIKRILYAADREDVGAAAETAEIQTLSPIAEGSEERRNSVIESQKRKLIVNHDVEAAAITTLSPRQRLSDASDVKCSGSSPLLTC; encoded by the exons ATGAGCAAATCGGAGATGGCTACGAACATTGGGATGATGGATTCTGCTTATTTCGTTGGTAGATCGGAGATTCTGGCTTGGATTAACTCCACTCTCCAACTTAATCTCTCCAAAGTCGAAGAG GCTAGTTCAGGCGCTGTTCATTGTCAGCTAATGGATTCGGTACACCCTGGAACTGTTCCGATGCACAAGGTTAATTTTGATGCCAAGAGCGAGTATGAGATGATTCAGAACTATAAAGTTCTTCAGGATGTCTTTAATAAACTCAAGCTCACTAAg CACATCGAAGTGAGCAAACTCGTTAAGGGAAGGCCATTGGATAACTTGGAGTTTATGCAGTGGATGAAGAAGTACTGTGATTCTGTTAATGGAGGCCAGCATAA TTACCACGCACTGGAGAGAAGAGAAGCCAGCAAAGGAGGAAAAGAAGCAACCAAGAGAGCTGCTGCAGCTACACAACAATCAGCCaagagttcttcttcttcagctgcaCCTAGACCTTCGTCTTCTAATGGAACCCGTAAACACGAACCACAATCCTCCAACTCCGGGAATCACCACCACTCTTCAACTGGGAATCATCACCACGCTTCAAAACCATCAGCTAAACAATCTAAACCAGTGCCTGCTTATGATGAAAAG ATCACAGAACTGAAACTCTACATAGACAgcttagagaaagaaagagacttcTATTTCTCTAAACTAAGAGATGTGGAGATTCTCTGCCAAAACCCAGACACAGAGCACTTACCT CTTGTTGGCTCCATAAAAAGAATCCTATACGCAGCTGATAGAGAAGACGTTGGAGCAGCAGCTGAGACGGCAGAGATACAGACTTTGAGCCCCATTGCTGAAGGatcagaagagagaagaaacagtgTAATAGAGTCGCAGAAGAGGAAACTCATAGTGAATCACGACGTAGAAGCTGCGGCGATTACAACACTCTCTCCAAGACAACGCCTTTCTGATGCTTCTGATGTCAAATGCAGTGGTTCATCTCCTCTCTTGACCTGCTGA